One Paenibacillus sp. FSL H7-0737 DNA segment encodes these proteins:
- a CDS encoding C1q-like domain-containing protein: MQTTGNLGLKKPEGTDIVDIADLNGNMDILDNAVTSKVDKVTGKQLSTNDYTAAEKTKLAGIATGANNYVHPNHTGDVTSNGDGVTAIATGVIVNADVNSAAGIDASKIGTGVVSNAEFGYLDGVTSGIQGQLNGKAPLVTTPQQTTADITYYVRTDGNDTNNGSANTAAGAFKTINRAIGMIPQVVNHTASINVASGTYAEDVRISGKVGGGHVQFMGTSVTIRSFVAERCNRIVIDGFSANTTTSMGFNAYDGGNIDIKNCSCETTANYPGINIAGQNADIRNSSVSGRNFGIIVGSASIVTSLDNTGQANGVGLYASHGGSIYKYGSQPSGITSEGSLNGIITSGVLNPWGDNTFSKRSAFSAIPSTNQVVPKAILTKINFQTEYYDNLGEYNPSTSMFTAAKSGLYLIECSIVVSSPEALTSHYLQIYRNGTNREIGTYGIPVNSGGDIQLSLTAMLLINAGDKLEAYVQHHNSIDKSITTDSIYSRFKVSQIA, from the coding sequence ATGCAAACCACAGGAAATTTGGGATTAAAGAAGCCCGAGGGAACAGATATCGTTGATATTGCCGATTTAAATGGGAATATGGACATCTTGGATAATGCCGTTACTAGCAAGGTCGATAAAGTTACTGGCAAACAGCTGTCGACCAACGATTACACCGCAGCTGAGAAAACTAAGCTGGCGGGTATTGCTACGGGAGCGAATAATTATGTGCATCCTAATCACACGGGGGATGTTACTAGTAATGGTGATGGAGTTACGGCTATTGCGACTGGAGTGATTGTAAATGCAGACGTTAATTCTGCGGCTGGGATTGATGCTTCGAAGATTGGGACTGGCGTGGTCTCGAACGCAGAGTTTGGGTATTTGGATGGGGTGACTAGTGGGATTCAGGGGCAGTTGAATGGTAAGGCGCCTTTGGTTACTACACCGCAGCAGACGACGGCTGATATTACTTACTATGTGCGGACGGATGGGAACGACACAAACAACGGTTCAGCCAATACGGCAGCAGGGGCATTTAAAACAATCAATAGGGCTATCGGCATGATTCCTCAAGTTGTTAATCATACTGCATCTATAAATGTTGCATCTGGAACCTATGCCGAAGATGTGAGAATAAGCGGCAAAGTAGGCGGTGGTCATGTTCAATTTATGGGTACTTCTGTAACTATCCGCTCCTTCGTGGCTGAACGGTGCAATCGTATTGTTATAGACGGTTTTTCTGCTAATACCACAACCTCAATGGGTTTTAATGCGTATGACGGCGGAAACATCGACATTAAAAATTGCTCCTGTGAAACTACCGCTAATTATCCGGGCATTAATATTGCAGGTCAAAACGCAGACATTAGAAATTCTTCGGTATCTGGACGAAACTTTGGAATAATAGTCGGAAGTGCTTCGATTGTTACATCACTCGATAACACGGGGCAAGCGAATGGCGTGGGTCTTTACGCTAGTCATGGCGGTTCAATCTATAAATATGGCTCACAGCCATCAGGAATAACTTCCGAAGGCTCATTAAATGGTATCATCACTAGTGGAGTTCTTAACCCTTGGGGAGATAATACATTTTCAAAACGAAGTGCCTTTTCTGCCATACCATCTACTAATCAAGTGGTTCCGAAAGCTATTTTAACAAAGATTAATTTCCAAACTGAGTATTACGACAATCTCGGTGAATATAACCCTTCGACGAGTATGTTTACAGCAGCGAAATCAGGGCTTTATCTAATTGAATGTTCTATTGTAGTTAGTTCGCCGGAAGCACTAACTTCTCATTACCTCCAAATTTATAGAAACGGAACAAACAGAGAAATAGGTACTTATGGTATACCAGTGAACTCTGGTGGCGACATACAGCTATCTTTA
- a CDS encoding putative phage tail protein, with translation MSYGSSLYSELQYSADKDSSHPGEVEAPDLMQYLPDYYKNVREMEKLQETIGLEIGGLKVGTIDVLDQAFVETATVSLGRWEAELGLNIDSSKSYATRREMIKAKLRGNGTTTPEMIQRTASAFSGGVVEVKEVPDEYRFEIHFVSTLGIPPNMAGLIQIIEEIKPAHLAYEFVFSYTWWDSVKVLNWENAHSKTWNELRTYR, from the coding sequence ATGAGTTACGGCAGCTCTTTATACAGCGAATTGCAATATTCGGCAGATAAAGATTCGAGCCATCCGGGTGAAGTCGAAGCGCCTGATCTAATGCAGTATTTGCCGGATTATTATAAGAATGTTCGTGAAATGGAGAAGCTTCAGGAGACCATCGGGCTAGAAATTGGTGGACTGAAGGTAGGTACTATAGATGTACTGGATCAGGCGTTTGTTGAAACAGCAACGGTGAGCCTTGGACGTTGGGAGGCTGAGCTTGGACTAAATATTGATTCATCCAAGTCATATGCCACACGCCGAGAGATGATTAAGGCGAAGCTGCGTGGAAACGGGACGACAACGCCGGAGATGATCCAGCGGACAGCGTCCGCTTTTTCAGGTGGAGTGGTTGAAGTTAAGGAAGTGCCTGATGAGTACCGTTTTGAGATTCATTTTGTGAGTACGCTGGGGATCCCTCCGAATATGGCAGGGCTAATTCAAATTATTGAAGAGATTAAACCCGCGCATTTAGCTTATGAATTTGTGTTCAGCTATACCTGGTGGGACTCTGTTAAGGTTTTAAACTGGGAGAATGCCCACAGTAAAACATGGAATGAATTAAGAACTTATAGATAG
- a CDS encoding DUF2793 domain-containing protein gives MAQTIQIKRGTKAELTSYGVLKVGELGFCSDTKEVYVGDGTSNSMVGRALSGPEASRPVAGAVGRLYYVTTGTNSGYLYFDDGAAWRRMNAQKLSDLTGTIDDIADGATYAKVLKADISAGHINKVSDGTNVKTAAEIKTHIDDVTKHRTINDAGTTITDLWSAQKIKNEIELAKHNIEPQASVKDQNLLAPPASPVEGDRYIIPAGATGAWAGKTNQIVEYQSAAWVFYVPAVGWTAYVDDEQKIYSWNGSAWVRTGGALQTITAGNGLIGGGQADAVTLNIGAGNGITVTADAIAVTAGKGITVDGSGVAVSVDGSSIIYDAANGNKLTVASIDGGTF, from the coding sequence ATGGCACAGACCATACAAATAAAGCGGGGAACAAAGGCTGAACTAACGAGTTATGGCGTGTTGAAGGTAGGAGAGCTTGGTTTTTGCAGTGACACTAAGGAAGTTTATGTTGGTGATGGGACTTCCAATTCCATGGTCGGAAGGGCACTATCGGGTCCAGAAGCCTCTCGTCCAGTTGCAGGAGCCGTTGGCCGTTTGTATTACGTGACTACGGGTACGAATAGCGGATATTTGTATTTTGATGATGGGGCAGCCTGGCGGCGGATGAATGCGCAGAAGCTTAGCGATCTGACAGGTACAATTGATGATATCGCTGATGGAGCAACCTATGCGAAGGTGCTTAAAGCGGATATTAGTGCGGGGCATATCAATAAAGTATCAGATGGCACGAACGTAAAGACCGCGGCTGAGATTAAGACTCATATTGATGATGTGACCAAGCACCGGACGATCAATGATGCCGGGACTACGATTACAGATTTGTGGTCAGCGCAAAAGATTAAAAATGAAATTGAGCTGGCCAAGCATAACATTGAACCGCAAGCGTCGGTAAAAGATCAGAACCTGCTGGCTCCACCAGCCAGTCCGGTTGAGGGTGATCGATACATTATTCCAGCTGGAGCAACCGGGGCATGGGCGGGGAAAACGAATCAAATCGTTGAATATCAATCTGCCGCTTGGGTATTTTATGTTCCGGCTGTAGGCTGGACCGCTTACGTCGATGATGAGCAGAAGATTTATAGCTGGAACGGTAGCGCATGGGTGCGCACAGGTGGTGCGTTACAGACTATTACCGCTGGTAACGGGCTGATCGGCGGCGGTCAAGCCGATGCTGTGACGCTGAATATTGGTGCAGGTAATGGGATCACGGTTACTGCAGACGCGATTGCGGTGACGGCTGGAAAAGGGATCACCGTAGATGGATCCGGTGTAGCTGTAAGTGTGGATGGAAGTAGCATCATTTATGATGCTGCGAATGGCAATAAACTTACCGTAGCCAGTATTGATGGCGGAACTTTCTAG
- a CDS encoding baseplate J/gp47 family protein, which produces MYENQTYEALLERMLDRVPSGLDKREGSIIYDALAPAAAELAQMYIELDVNNNLYFADTATGEYLERSISWSGIVRREASKAQLKGIFYKADGGFVDVPLGSRFSLDMLNYMAVEKLSPGVYRLESETAGEEGNRYFGSLLPVDYISDLARGEIASLLIPGENSESDESLRQRYLDSARRPATSGNKYHYMEWAMQVVGVGGARVFPLWNGPKTVKVIVVDAEKLPASELLVTKVQHYIDPVSGAGEGKAPVGAVVTVASAKGKSISVSAKVTLASGYALQAVNEEFKAILESYRKEKAFSATYISQSVIGALLLATEGVADYSELKLNGGAGNVMLNEEEIPLFGNVLLEV; this is translated from the coding sequence ATGTATGAGAATCAGACGTATGAGGCTCTTTTAGAGCGGATGCTGGACCGGGTTCCGTCAGGTCTGGATAAACGCGAGGGCAGCATTATTTATGACGCGCTCGCTCCGGCAGCAGCAGAGCTCGCGCAGATGTACATTGAGCTGGATGTGAATAATAATCTGTATTTTGCAGATACGGCGACCGGAGAGTACTTGGAGCGAAGTATATCCTGGTCAGGAATTGTTAGGCGAGAAGCGAGCAAAGCGCAACTGAAGGGGATTTTTTATAAAGCGGATGGAGGATTTGTAGATGTCCCTCTCGGAAGCCGCTTTTCACTCGATATGCTGAATTATATGGCTGTGGAGAAGCTATCTCCTGGAGTGTACCGGTTGGAGAGTGAAACCGCTGGAGAAGAAGGAAACCGATATTTTGGCTCTTTGCTGCCGGTGGATTATATTTCAGACCTCGCGCGTGGGGAAATAGCTTCCCTTCTGATCCCTGGGGAGAACTCCGAATCGGATGAATCGCTACGGCAGCGTTATTTGGATTCAGCCAGACGCCCAGCTACTAGCGGCAATAAATATCACTATATGGAGTGGGCTATGCAGGTTGTAGGGGTGGGAGGTGCACGTGTTTTTCCGTTATGGAACGGTCCTAAGACGGTGAAAGTGATTGTTGTGGATGCCGAGAAACTTCCTGCTTCTGAGCTGCTGGTGACAAAGGTTCAGCATTACATTGATCCGGTCTCTGGAGCGGGTGAGGGGAAAGCCCCCGTAGGTGCTGTTGTAACTGTGGCGTCAGCGAAGGGCAAAAGTATTAGTGTAAGCGCAAAAGTAACCCTTGCTTCAGGTTATGCGCTGCAAGCTGTAAATGAAGAATTTAAGGCGATTCTTGAGAGCTATCGCAAAGAGAAGGCTTTTTCAGCAACCTATATTAGCCAGTCTGTAATCGGTGCCCTATTGCTAGCTACTGAGGGAGTCGCAGATTACAGTGAGCTGAAGCTGAACGGTGGAGCGGGCAACGTAATGTTGAACGAAGAAGAAATTCCATTGTTCGGCAATGTTTTACTGGAGGTGTAG
- a CDS encoding DUF2634 domain-containing protein has translation MIPAIGKSGPITALLEGEVNLERGESPSLTYRMDWDRKRITGQVDGLEAVQQAAAKILRTDRFEHLIYSSDYGTEWQLVLGKDRLLVRAEIRRVINEALLQDERILSLENIEVSFTGENLTFDCKVVTRYGNFQLRKEWNEDV, from the coding sequence ATGATTCCTGCGATTGGAAAATCTGGACCGATAACTGCCCTTCTTGAAGGCGAGGTCAACCTTGAACGTGGGGAAAGCCCCAGTCTAACTTACCGAATGGATTGGGACAGAAAAAGGATCACTGGCCAAGTGGATGGACTTGAGGCAGTGCAGCAGGCAGCGGCCAAAATTCTGCGAACCGATAGATTTGAACATCTGATTTACAGTTCGGATTACGGAACAGAGTGGCAGCTGGTTCTGGGTAAGGATCGGCTGTTAGTCAGAGCTGAAATCAGACGTGTCATTAATGAGGCCTTACTTCAGGATGAACGAATCCTTAGCTTAGAAAATATTGAGGTTTCTTTTACCGGAGAAAACTTAACTTTTGACTGCAAGGTGGTTACACGTTACGGAAATTTTCAGCTGAGAAAGGAGTGGAATGAGGATGTATGA
- a CDS encoding DUF2577 domain-containing protein codes for MLDIIKKASLGAVGNTNPVAFSYGTVTEVAPLQIQVDQRFILSGNALVLPESVMECKVELEGREVVVRRGLASGDRVLMVRMQGGQSYIVLDRLVSPI; via the coding sequence ATGTTGGATATTATAAAAAAAGCAAGCTTAGGAGCCGTGGGAAATACAAATCCCGTGGCTTTTTCTTATGGGACGGTAACGGAGGTAGCTCCTTTGCAGATCCAGGTGGATCAACGTTTTATTTTATCGGGGAATGCGCTAGTGCTGCCTGAATCGGTAATGGAATGTAAAGTCGAACTAGAGGGTAGAGAAGTGGTAGTGCGTCGAGGGCTTGCCTCTGGTGATCGGGTTCTGATGGTTCGGATGCAGGGTGGACAAAGCTATATTGTTCTGGATCGGCTGGTGAGTCCGATATGA
- a CDS encoding XkdQ/YqbQ family protein, translating into MELLVKNKEGNLWDISGIVSDISWKTARSGKPATLELTLVDSGIYQHPKFSINNGDIIQFSKDNVDVFYGFVFSIDTGSDQEIKLTAYDQIRYLLGNGSYVLQDVTASDVITKITKDYGLKTGVLENTEYRIPSLIQDDKKLLDIIMGAIGSELQYKGRLMAFYDDFGKLTLRKPESMLLNLVLGAGQYLYDYSLKKSIDDDTYNTIFLYKDNEKSGKRDFFPVSDKDNVKRWGILHLYQKADDKANAAQIQEKANNLLKMHNREKLSLSVQAIGDMRVRAGNFIYVLLDEFKTQVFLVDQCSHKISGGEHTMSLDIKVV; encoded by the coding sequence ATGGAACTGCTTGTGAAGAATAAGGAAGGGAATCTATGGGATATTTCTGGCATCGTCTCCGATATTTCTTGGAAAACAGCCCGCTCAGGAAAGCCAGCAACGCTAGAGTTAACACTTGTGGACAGTGGAATCTATCAGCATCCCAAGTTTAGCATCAACAACGGTGATATTATTCAGTTCAGCAAAGATAATGTGGATGTATTCTACGGGTTTGTGTTCAGCATTGATACAGGCTCGGATCAGGAGATTAAGCTGACTGCTTATGATCAGATTCGTTATTTACTAGGCAATGGTAGTTATGTTTTGCAGGATGTCACGGCTAGCGATGTTATTACTAAAATAACCAAGGACTACGGCCTGAAGACAGGTGTGCTGGAGAATACAGAGTACCGAATTCCCTCATTAATTCAAGATGACAAAAAGCTGCTGGACATCATTATGGGAGCGATCGGCAGTGAGCTTCAGTATAAGGGGAGGCTGATGGCTTTTTACGATGACTTTGGTAAGCTGACGCTTCGTAAACCGGAGTCTATGCTGCTTAATCTGGTGCTGGGAGCGGGGCAGTATCTGTACGACTATTCGCTCAAAAAAAGTATTGATGATGATACGTACAACACCATTTTTCTATACAAGGATAACGAGAAGTCTGGTAAGCGTGATTTCTTTCCGGTTAGCGATAAGGATAATGTGAAACGCTGGGGTATCCTGCACTTGTATCAGAAGGCCGATGACAAAGCGAATGCTGCACAAATTCAGGAGAAGGCAAATAATCTGCTAAAAATGCACAACCGTGAAAAGCTTAGTCTCTCCGTACAGGCGATTGGTGATATGCGCGTAAGGGCTGGTAATTTCATTTATGTCCTGCTTGATGAATTCAAGACTCAGGTGTTTCTGGTGGATCAATGCAGTCATAAGATTTCCGGTGGGGAGCATACGATGTCCCTCGATATAAAGGTGGTGTAG
- a CDS encoding LysM peptidoglycan-binding domain-containing protein, translated as MEEYGIFLGFNNQAEAFRLPVNPETLEIKESGDGKSYTIIDLGEINTIAYPKLTEITIESIFPAQRYPFVLVQEDGLKRPFEYVELIKKWMTSRRPIRFVFSGVSYADDTKKAEGKLNDAKKWLKQSSTSEDKSIEIDFGVNMAMSIEGFTWKLSAGTSGDIEYSLSLKKYVFYQAVAVKVVKDEVKVEQKRANEKPKPKTYIMKSKDNLWKIAKEILGDGKRCGEIQKLNGIKDSELRKLPIGKVIKLP; from the coding sequence ATGGAAGAGTACGGGATTTTTCTTGGTTTTAATAATCAGGCGGAAGCATTCCGGCTGCCAGTCAACCCGGAGACCTTAGAGATCAAAGAGAGCGGGGATGGAAAAAGCTATACCATTATCGATTTGGGTGAGATCAATACGATTGCTTATCCGAAGCTGACGGAGATCACAATTGAAAGTATATTTCCGGCACAAAGATATCCGTTCGTATTGGTACAAGAGGACGGGCTGAAGAGACCCTTTGAATATGTGGAGCTTATTAAGAAGTGGATGACGAGTCGCAGGCCTATTCGTTTTGTATTCTCCGGGGTGAGCTATGCGGATGACACGAAAAAAGCTGAGGGGAAGCTAAACGATGCGAAGAAATGGTTAAAGCAATCATCGACTAGTGAGGATAAATCCATAGAGATTGATTTTGGTGTGAATATGGCTATGAGTATCGAAGGCTTCACTTGGAAGCTCAGTGCAGGTACATCAGGGGATATTGAATATTCTTTATCTCTCAAAAAGTATGTATTCTATCAAGCGGTAGCAGTTAAGGTTGTCAAAGATGAAGTGAAGGTAGAACAGAAGCGGGCTAATGAAAAGCCCAAACCTAAAACGTATATCATGAAATCTAAAGACAATCTATGGAAAATCGCTAAAGAAATTCTTGGAGATGGCAAAAGGTGTGGAGAAATCCAGAAACTTAATGGCATTAAAGATAGTGAGCTGAGGAAGCTTCCAATCGGTAAGGTCATTAAGCTGCCGTAG
- a CDS encoding phage tail assembly chaperone, translating to MSELSLFFAQNVACDTTEEFVVSQRFKDKEGNAVAWKLRSMNEDENQECRKAATRKVKGKNGVYTSEIEPNDYMAKLMTSSVVHPDLKNAELQRSYGVLGAETLLRKMLLPGEFAALGERVQALNGFGTDMNELVDEVKN from the coding sequence ATGAGTGAATTAAGTTTGTTTTTTGCGCAAAATGTAGCATGTGACACGACCGAGGAGTTTGTGGTATCGCAGCGGTTTAAGGATAAGGAAGGGAACGCAGTTGCCTGGAAGCTACGCAGTATGAACGAGGATGAGAATCAGGAATGCCGTAAAGCAGCTACTCGTAAGGTCAAAGGTAAGAACGGAGTGTATACCTCCGAGATTGAACCGAATGATTATATGGCTAAGCTTATGACTTCAAGTGTGGTGCATCCGGATCTGAAAAATGCCGAGCTACAGCGTTCTTATGGTGTCCTTGGTGCTGAAACACTGCTGCGAAAAATGCTGCTTCCGGGTGAATTCGCGGCATTGGGTGAACGAGTGCAAGCCTTGAATGGCTTCGGCACAGATATGAACGAGCTGGTGGATGAAGTAAAAAACTAA
- a CDS encoding phage tail tube protein produces the protein MAFLKASDTISGQEGRAYAVIGTQAEEMFYVKTLEATVEKTKAEVKTLGRRGVQHKATGWSGSGSMTIFYMTSRFRQMMLDYMNTGVDQYFDIEVTNEDPSSSVGAQRIILKGVNLDSVIMASLDTESDALEEEVSFTFEDVQIVQAFGAPAGSGN, from the coding sequence ATGGCATTTTTAAAGGCTAGTGATACGATTTCCGGCCAGGAGGGCCGTGCGTATGCCGTGATTGGCACGCAAGCTGAAGAGATGTTCTATGTGAAGACGCTTGAAGCAACGGTAGAAAAAACAAAGGCGGAAGTGAAGACACTCGGCCGACGTGGTGTTCAGCATAAAGCGACTGGATGGTCGGGCAGCGGTTCGATGACGATTTTTTATATGACTAGCCGTTTCCGCCAGATGATGCTTGATTATATGAACACAGGTGTCGATCAGTATTTCGATATTGAGGTTACGAACGAAGACCCATCGTCCAGTGTGGGAGCACAACGCATTATTTTAAAAGGCGTGAACCTTGATAGTGTCATCATGGCTTCTCTTGATACAGAATCAGATGCGCTGGAAGAAGAAGTGAGCTTTACCTTTGAAGACGTGCAGATTGTGCAAGCTTTTGGCGCTCCAGCAGGCTCTGGAAACTAA
- a CDS encoding phage tail sheath family protein, with protein sequence MAGGTWTTQNKVRPGVYVNVASNQGAIGKMGERGITALALALSWGEAGVIMKITPQDDVNKLLGYDLEHPTLLPVREALKRAGTLLLYRLNEGVKAAVTNNGLQVTAKYGGLRGNDLSVVIEKNIENNALFDVKTLLNGTELNKQTVGTAEELVANDYVQFQKNGAEGLKLTAGMPLIGGANGTVTNGAHSDFLSALEVLEFQTVGLVSQDSTLKALYSSWVRRLRDTEGKKVQAVLSDYATAGHEGVISVKNGVVLSDGTMIDNNNAVAWVAGATAAAAVNQSLTYQGYDDSVDADVRLSHSETTAALLRGELLFTYSGGRAVVEQDINTFTAFSPDKGKAFSKNRVLRVLDGIANDLKRIFENYYIGKVANNEDGRALFWSQCATYMNDLQDMGAIEGFNAQTDVVVVAGADSDSIVLDVAVKPVDSVEKVYMKVKVV encoded by the coding sequence ATGGCAGGCGGAACATGGACAACTCAAAACAAAGTGCGCCCAGGGGTGTATGTAAATGTAGCATCGAATCAAGGTGCCATCGGCAAAATGGGAGAACGCGGGATTACTGCTTTGGCACTTGCCTTATCTTGGGGAGAAGCTGGAGTGATCATGAAGATTACCCCGCAGGACGACGTGAATAAGCTGCTAGGTTATGATTTGGAACACCCAACATTACTGCCAGTACGCGAAGCGCTGAAACGTGCGGGAACGTTACTGCTCTATCGATTGAATGAAGGGGTTAAAGCGGCGGTCACGAACAATGGTCTACAGGTTACGGCTAAATATGGCGGTCTACGCGGAAATGATCTTTCTGTTGTTATTGAGAAGAATATTGAGAATAATGCTCTTTTTGATGTAAAGACACTGTTGAATGGAACTGAACTGAATAAGCAAACGGTTGGAACGGCTGAAGAGTTGGTCGCTAACGATTATGTACAATTCCAGAAAAATGGCGCAGAAGGCTTGAAGCTAACCGCAGGGATGCCGCTTATTGGCGGAGCTAATGGTACGGTGACAAATGGTGCGCACAGCGATTTCTTGTCTGCTCTTGAGGTGCTTGAGTTCCAAACGGTTGGACTAGTATCGCAGGATAGTACGCTTAAGGCGCTGTATAGCTCTTGGGTAAGACGACTGCGGGATACTGAAGGGAAGAAAGTACAGGCTGTACTATCGGATTATGCTACTGCGGGTCATGAGGGTGTGATCAGCGTGAAGAATGGGGTAGTACTGAGTGACGGAACTATGATTGATAATAACAATGCTGTTGCTTGGGTGGCCGGTGCTACGGCTGCTGCTGCGGTGAATCAATCGCTGACTTATCAGGGATATGACGACTCCGTTGACGCTGATGTGCGGCTTAGCCATTCTGAGACGACTGCAGCTTTGCTGCGAGGTGAATTGCTCTTTACTTACAGTGGAGGGCGAGCTGTGGTGGAGCAAGATATTAACACGTTTACGGCATTTTCTCCGGATAAAGGCAAAGCGTTTTCCAAAAATCGTGTGCTACGCGTGCTGGATGGGATTGCGAATGATCTGAAGCGTATTTTTGAGAACTACTACATTGGTAAGGTAGCGAATAATGAAGATGGACGGGCTCTGTTCTGGTCACAATGTGCGACTTATATGAATGATCTGCAGGATATGGGTGCGATTGAGGGCTTTAACGCGCAGACAGATGTTGTCGTTGTGGCTGGTGCGGATAGTGATAGTATCGTGCTGGATGTGGCTGTGAAACCGGTAGATTCCGTAGAAAAAGTATATATGAAAGTGAAGGTGGTTTAA
- a CDS encoding phage tail terminator family protein, with protein sequence MSVQQLREHITSALERYFPDVPVYVEGEKPQTAYFYPGLISATLDRQREGRYLAVYRFGIRYEKGSLLEAERMADKLSEAMAGMEQEGGSFRVARQAWEAGVEGHGPLFTTDYMVYLQSEKPDPIKMGHMIGGERLK encoded by the coding sequence ATGTCGGTACAACAATTACGAGAACACATTACGAGTGCGCTGGAGCGGTATTTTCCAGATGTGCCTGTGTATGTGGAGGGGGAGAAACCTCAGACGGCTTATTTTTATCCCGGACTGATCTCAGCGACACTGGATCGGCAGCGGGAAGGCCGATATTTAGCGGTCTATCGCTTCGGTATCCGTTATGAAAAAGGCAGTCTGCTGGAAGCTGAGAGAATGGCAGATAAGCTGAGTGAGGCAATGGCAGGGATGGAGCAAGAGGGTGGCTCCTTTCGTGTAGCTAGGCAAGCCTGGGAAGCTGGGGTAGAGGGGCATGGACCGCTTTTTACAACAGACTATATGGTGTATTTGCAAAGTGAGAAGCCTGACCCCATTAAGATGGGACATATGATAGGAGGAGAAAGACTGAAATGA
- a CDS encoding ArpU family phage packaging/lysis transcriptional regulator: protein MNLSALPELDRRRTQVAIESMLEKYRIFKTVTFEAKEASTTYSYTERFHGPTNTVTDQTAAIASYNVDIPAARRAFCSAIDSVVERLDTREQQLVRERYMKRDETYDYTIYNHVFDPPVSKDTYVKIRSKAFYKMALALTDLGLLSLNTLITAPRVKKEKISIT, encoded by the coding sequence ATGAACTTATCTGCTTTACCGGAGCTAGACCGTCGCCGAACCCAGGTCGCTATAGAGAGCATGTTGGAGAAATACCGTATTTTTAAGACCGTTACATTTGAGGCTAAGGAAGCCAGTACTACTTATTCGTATACAGAAAGATTTCATGGTCCTACGAATACTGTTACTGATCAGACTGCTGCGATAGCTTCTTATAATGTGGATATACCGGCTGCTAGGAGGGCTTTTTGCTCGGCGATAGACTCTGTGGTAGAAAGACTCGATACGAGGGAACAGCAATTAGTAAGAGAGCGTTATATGAAAAGAGACGAAACGTACGATTATACGATTTACAATCATGTGTTTGATCCACCGGTAAGTAAGGATACTTACGTGAAGATACGCTCGAAGGCTTTTTATAAGATGGCTTTGGCTTTAACGGATCTCGGTCTACTGTCCCTTAACACTTTAATAACAGCACCTAGAGTGAAGAAAGAGAAGATTAGTATTACTTAA
- a CDS encoding helix-turn-helix domain-containing protein, producing MKQDFGDYMKQLRETKGLTINQLAAAAGISGSQISRIENGLRGVPKPTTLRKIAEATGVPYEELMDQAGYLQEQALPSEEIVPEWATSKDKRDFRKMLEDDGELMFDGIPLDKDDKQRIKDVLTGLFWEAKQMNKRKKSNNT from the coding sequence ATGAAACAGGATTTTGGGGATTATATGAAGCAACTTCGCGAAACTAAGGGACTTACTATTAATCAATTGGCAGCAGCAGCAGGTATTAGCGGATCACAGATTTCACGGATTGAAAATGGTCTAAGAGGTGTTCCTAAGCCAACTACATTACGCAAAATAGCAGAGGCTACAGGAGTCCCGTACGAGGAGCTAATGGATCAAGCGGGGTATTTGCAGGAACAGGCTCTTCCAAGCGAAGAGATTGTCCCAGAGTGGGCTACAAGCAAGGATAAACGTGACTTCCGTAAAATGCTGGAGGATGATGGAGAGCTGATGTTTGATGGGATTCCACTAGACAAGGATGACAAACAGAGGATAAAAGATGTACTGACCGGCTTATTCTGGGAAGCCAAACAGATGAACAAGAGAAAGAAATCCAACAACACTTAA